GCGGCCGCGGGGCAGAAGCGGCAGTGATCGCCGGCGACGAGCGGAGCGTTCGGGTCGGCGGTGCGCCCGGCGGCTTCCCGGAACTCCTGCTCGAACGCGGCCAGCACCTTGGGCGTCGTAGCCCACATGCGCACCGGGCCATCTTTATGCGGCGCCCGCGGCTGCACCACGTGGCACGTCACGAACTCGACGCGGCGATTGTGGTAGCGTTTCGCCGCACCGGACACGTAGCTTAGGAGCTGCGGATTGTCCTTCGGATCGACCGCGACGCCACGGCCGTGTTTGTATTCGAAAAGGTGCAGGTCGCCGTCTTTGAAGGCGATCGCGTCACCGGTGCCGAACTGGCCGGGCGAGAGGTGGCCCAGATCGAGCCGCTGTTCGACTTGGATCTCGTAGCCAAGCGATTCGTAGTGGCGCACCCGGTCGAGGAAGACCTGGACGGCTTCGCCCATCTCTTGGTCGACGGTGAACTCGACGCCGTCGCGGACGGTGATGGTGTCATTTGCGTACTGGTCCGCGTCGGCATTATTCGTGAGACATCGTTCCGCCAACATATGCGCCGCAGTCCCTTCGTCGGCGTAGACGCTGGACTTGTCCACGATGCCGGCCGAGAGTCGGATCGAGCCAGGGCACGCGAACCAGCGATGCGCGGCGGACGGCGAGAGCTTGGCGTGGGCGCGGGTGGAGTGGGTCATGCGACAACCAGGCAAACGCCCAGCAGGGCCAGCGCCGCGGCCAGTATGAGACAGAGGCGCAACATGCGATTGTTCTCCTCCGCCTCCATGCACCGGCCGAACCAGTAATCCGAGCTCTCTTTGAACATCACGCGGTCGCCTTCACGCGGTCGATCTCGACGTGCGCCGCCTTGATGACCGCGGCGTATTTCTCAGCCGGCACGTCCTTCAGCTTCGCGGTGCCGCCTTTGTCCTTCAGCAGGTCGATCGCGGTGGTCTCGTCAGCGTGCTTGATGAGTTCCATCAAGGCGGTACGCACGTCACCGATCTCGGGGGCCTTCTCGGCGGTCGCGTCGATCGTCGGCGCTTCCTTCTTCGGCCGGCCGCGCGTCTTCTTGTCGGGCTCGGGCGGGATGACTTCGCCTTCTTTCGGCTGTTCGGCTTCTTGCATGGCGGCGAGCGTTTCTGCGTTAGGCGTTTCGGCCTTCGGCTCGCTCGTGTCGGCAGGCTGGTCGTTGGCCGGCGCAGCGGGTATCGGCGCCTGCTGCACACTCCGCAGCATCACCAGGAAACCACCGAGGTTCTTCAGGAACTCGGCCGTGTCGTTGCCAGTCACTTCAAGTCGGATCACAGGTAGACTCCTCTTTGTAGGTTGGTGCTTGTCTCAGTTTTCGACATGCGGCGCAACAGGCTTCACCGCATCGTGAAGACGTTCGATATGGTAGCGAGCGCCCCTGCCACCTGGCGCTGCAGTCACGCGCAACCCACGAGGCGCCAAGCGGCTGTTCAGGTTGTTCACCTGGACCCACACGATACGATCGGCTCTATCGGGACCGCCGCTCGGGTCGTCGGCGTAGAGAACATCCTGAAGTTCAACACACGTCCGCGGGCGCTTCAGCACCGCCTCAAAAATGAGACGCTGTTGGCGCGGTAGCCAATAGGATAGATCGACTTGGCCCTTGCCCGCGCAGAGGGGGCAGCATTCCCCTAACATGAGCGCACCGGCAGAAAGGCCGGGTCAGGTGACACGAGCGCCGAGCGAATCTGCCCTTTGCACGCGACCAAATCTTTCAAACCTTTCGGCAAGCGACCGGCCGGCCACTCTCGCGCAGCGCGCCACGGATCGTTACGGTACCGGCGCCACAGGTACTGCACGACGCGCTTGCCGTTGCGCTGCTGCACCGTGACGCGCACGTGCCACACACAACCGTCGACGAGCACGTTGGGCGATCGGTAAAGCAGAGGCATCTTCCTATCCACCCATCAACCAGGTTCGCAGTTCCACATTCGCCTCCGGCTCAGCCGCCACCCGCCGCGACGCCTGCACCACCCATTCGGAGATCACGGCTTGCGCCATGGCCTCGGCCTCGGGGCGGGTGAGCGATCGAAACGGCCGCGACAGGTTCAGCCCCTTCAGGTAGCCGGCCAGCGCCTTGGCGCAGGCTCGGCGAATCTCTGTGTCACGTACGTCGTCCGGGCTAAGCGGCCGCGGCTCTGGTAGGGGCTTCTTGCGCCGGCGTGGCGGTTCGGCCTCGTCGAGGGAGAACCAGTCGGGGGTCAGTCCTTCGGCCAAACCGCCACCCACTGTTGCCCGGGCAACGGCACGCGCTTAAGCGCCTCCACGTAGGCGCGGCCGCGTGCCGTGACCTCGTAGCCGGAAGGAGAATCGTCCACTCGGAGCAACCCGGATCGGATAAGATCGCCCCGTTGGCCCACCACCGCGGGCGAGAACGCGTGCGCCGGGTCGCGCTCAGCGTACGGTGCCGCAATCGCAAAGTAGTGCAGCATCATTTGAATCTGCAACGGCGTCATCTGTCGTTCTCCTATCGTCTCAGTTTCCTACAAATTCGCCTCGTCTCGGGCTATTTTCAACTCAGCCTGTAGCCGGTCGATTTCATCAGCAGCGTCAAGAATGAGTTCAGCGAGATCGACGGCGCCCCTTGCCGCCGACCTGAGATCGTCGTCTCGATATCCGGAAAGGCATTTCCCAAGGTGCTTGCCGGCCACCAGTAATCGTTCGCTAATATCCATTTCAAAACCCCATGTCGTCCGTATCGACGCCTTTGATCGGCTTTTCCGTGGGCGGGCCGACGTTGGGGCCGAAGATGTCCGAAATATCGCTAGGTTTTTCGGACATTGGGCGCTGGCTCACCATGACTAGTCAGCCAAATGCGGATAAATGGCGCGCGCGGACCGTTCAAGCCATGGTGCGCGGACAAGGATCACAAGCCATCCGACTTGGAATCGCACCGCGTTCGCAAGACGGAACCTCGCAAAAAAGAAATAGCGCCATGACCATTGGAGTGAGATCAGGCGAGCCTTGGGGAGTTCGTGCATCAACATCTAGAAAAAGCCTTTACGAAATCGGCTTCAGTGAATTTGTTCCGGCCGGCCACCGCGACTGCCGCGTCCAGCAACCTGCCCAGACGCCGGTGGTCGGTGAATCCGTTTGTACGTTCGTCAACGAGACGACCGACCCGATCCCACGCGTCGGAGCCTATCACCGCGTCGGCCCGTCGCGTCAAAACTCCCGCGTAGTGCTTCATCCGGATAGCCATTTCATGTCCCTCCTGTTCTCAACTCAGTTTCATGTGTACGCGTCGGGGACCGCCCCATAAATCAGCGCGCGGTGTGCCAGTCGTAGTCATCGACCGTCATCACAGATTCGAAACCGTCGTCCTTATCAATTTTCCATTTGGTGCCCACCGGGACATCCTCGATGGCCAATCGGGCGCTCGAAGCGTTCGCCGCCGTACCGAGCTCCTCGACGACCTGGGCCAAAGCCGGGTCGTCGCGTGGAATGCCGTAGTCGCAGTCATCGGGTTCGACGCCCTTGATCTCTGCGTACCGGCGCATCCCTTCGACGCTCAAACCGAACCTGCCGTAGCAAGAGTTGTACACGACCTTCATGTGTCCCTCCTGTTCTCAACTCAGTTTCATGTGTAAAATCGCGATCGCGTCCGCTTCGTTGTCGTCGACCGGTTCGTAGCCCCACCGCCGGGCCATCTCGACCATGAGCTCCTTCGGCGCATTGCCTTTGCCGGTCCACCACTTCTTGATGGCGCCGACCGGCACACCCTCGTAGGGGATCTTGGGGGTCTGCTCCTCGCAGAACGCCATAAGCTGGCCCCCCAAAGCGCCGTACAGGTGAGCCGCGTCCGTGCCGAGATGCCGGCGCACTTCCTCGTACCACACAACGTCAATCGGATGCGCGGCGTGGATCTTGGCCAGGTTCTCGCGGAACTTCAGGATCCGCATCCCGCCGCCGTCGAACCGGCCGGGCTTCATGTCCCAGACACCTGAGACGATGTTGGCGGCCGTCGATGTGGTGAACGCGTAGCCGGTTTTAGTTCCCAAATCCACGGCGAGTTTCATCGATTATCCCTTGCGTCCCGTTGCCTGTTGTTCATTTTCGGTCGTCAAAGCCCGCTTCACCCCGGCGGGTTGTTTGACTCAGTACGCCCCCGCGCCGTATGTTGTCAACTGGAGTCCGACAAAATCCTACACAAAATCGTCGAGGCAATATGCCGCTCAAGGATCATGCGCTCGCGTTGGCGCGAAAAGGCTTCCGCGTCTTCCCGTTGATACCAAACGGTAAAACACCAGCGATTACAAATTGGCAGAATCTGGCAACGACCGATCAAGCACAAATAGAGACGTGGTGGGGCAACAAGCCGCACGGCCGGAATAGCGACCCGCTAGCGTCGAAAGGCCCGAACTGCAACGTCGGGATCGCCACCGGCCGCGGGCTCGTGGTGATCGACTACGACACCAAGCCAGGCAAGCGCGGCGCCGAATCGCTCGCGGTGCACGAGAACATCTGGGGGCTACCGGACACGATGCGCGTCCGCACGGCCACCGGCGGGCTTCACGTTTATTTGAGGATCGACCGCCCAGTCAGGAACTCCGTGTCGAAAATAGCGGACGATGTAGACATACGGGGTGACGGCGGGCTGGTCGTTGGCCCGGGCAGCGTGATCGACGGGGTGGCGTATGAAATTCTCTGAACTGGCGCCGATCCCCGATTGGCTGCCGTCGAAACTCTCCGCACCGATCGAGCGGCCCGAAGGCGGCGTAGCCCCCATCGGCGAGCTCGACACCGAATCAGCCATCGGGCTTGCCAGCCACTACCTGCAGCACGACGCCGAGCCGGCGATCGAGAACGCCGGCGGCGACGCCACCACGTTCATGGTCGCAGCTCGCGCTACAGACTTCGGGCTGTCGCCGGGCGTGTGTCTGAACCTCATGGCGGAACACTACAACCCACGATGCGAGCCACCGTGGGACTTGGAGGATTTGTCACGGAAAGTTGACAACGCGGCGCGCTACAGAAAGACGCCACCAGGCATCGCCAACCCGGCGAACGAGTTCGAGCCTGTGGTGGCTGCGCGCGCATGGGTCACGTTCGGAGAAGGCCGGCGCCGCGCGCTCACCAACACCCGGCCCCTCATAAAGGGACTGCTCGACAGCGCGGCGCTCTCGGTCGTGTTCGGGCAGCCCAACGCAGGCAAATCGTACATCGTGCTCGACTGGGCGTGGAGGATCGCCACCGGGACACCCTGGATGGGCCGCAAGGTGGCGCAGGGAGTAGCCGTCTACGTGGCGATGGAGGGTGCAAGGGGGCTGTTCAAACGCCTCGAAGCCCTCAAGCGCAAGCACGACACCCCCGACGATGTGCCGTTGGTTATCATCCCACAGGCGTTCAACCTGCGAAGCGCGGATGGGGTGAAGAGGCTCCTCGGTATCCTGAAGGAGATCGAGGCTGAGATCGGGCCGATTGTCTTTTTGGCTATCGACACCTTGGTGGCGGCGTTGGCAGGCGGCAGCGACACCGATCCTTCGGACATGGGGCTGTATCTCAAACACGCGGCGGCCATCCAGGCGGCTACCGGGGCACACGTGTGCACCGTTCACCACGCGGGTAAGGACATAGGCCGCGGCGCCCGCGGCTGGTCGGGGCTGCTGGGAACGATCGACACCGAGATCGAGGTGCACGACAACACCGTCAGGGACACCAAGCAACGCGACCTGGAGAAGGTCACGTCCGCGGGCTTCAAGCTCGAATCGCTCCACCTTGGAGTCGATGCGGACGGCGACCCGGTGACGGCGTGCGTGGTGAATTACGTGACGGCCCCCGAGTTTGACCTGGAACTGACGCCAGCCGAGGAGGACATGGCGTCCGTCGTGGAGGAAATCGCAGACGGAAAAACCCCAAATCCGGCCGGCGAAACAATCGTCACGTTGGACGAAATAAAGGTAGCATGGTATTTAAAAGCGGACAAGAACCTTTGTCCGGTTGTAGGATCAAAAGACGCAATCAGGAAGTTAGCGGACAGAAGCGGACAGAAGTTGGGATGGAAAAAACACAAGCGCGGCCAGTATGTTGTGAGAAGCGGACAGAAGCGGACAAAAGCGGACAATTTAGTTGTCTAGAAGCGGACAAACCTCTCCCCCCCTATATAAAGGGGGAGATGTCCGTTTGACCGGATAGCAGGAAAGGAAAAGATGATGGTTGGAAAGTTGAACTGGGCTGCGATTCGTTACCCGCGCAGCAGAGTTGATTGGGCGTTCGGGGACAACGCTTGTGAGTTTGATGTTGGTTCGTGGTGATGGCTAAAACCCCCGAATGGCGTTTCGACCAAGAGGCGTGGGACATGATCATGGCGGCCGCGACGGACCGGCGCGTCATGCGGAAAGGCGATCGGCACCGGAAGGAGTCGAATGAGAAGCGGCAGCGGTCGAGGGACGCCAACCTGGCGCGGCGACAGCGCGAGGCAGTCTCGACCGCAACGGCGGAACGGCACGCGGCTGCTCGGGCGCGGTGGCTCAAAGGCCGCGACCTGGCCACCAACAACCAGGGGCGCCTTCTGAGGCTGATGGAGCCGGGTGGGTGGTACGGCGCGCGCGACCTGTACGAGGCCGCTGGCATGCTCAAGGATCAAGCGGCCATAGCGCTGGTGCACATGCGGGAGAAGGGCTGGTTGACCCGCACCCGCAACCCGGCTCACGACGGGGCGCAGCGGACGCCTGGTGAGATTATGGCGCGGCAGGCGGCTGGCGTAGGGGAGGAGCCGGTGTGGCTGTACGGGCTTCTGGAGGGCGGCATAGCCGCAAAAGAAAAAAGCCGCCAAGGCGGCGGCTGAGGTAGGGGGGGGGATAGGCGAAGGGGGGTTAGGCGGCGGGTTCTCGGTCTTGTTCGTCGGCGCTCGCGAACCACAGATCGACGAATGCGGCGTACTCCGCCCGGAAGGTTTCGGCCCGTTCCGCGAGTTGGGTTATGCGGCCGTCATTGGCGGTGTTCGGGGACACGACGCACGCGGCGATTTCGGCCCCAAGAGATTCCGCTTGCTTGTGGGCGTTCGCGCGCATTTGCCCCCAGTCGAGTCCTCGGGATTGAGCCTCGGCGATCATGTCTCGGACTTTGGCGATTGTGTCTGTCATCGTCTGTCTCACTTTCACGCGTCTAAGATGCGTAAGGGTGGATCAGGTGAGCCACGCCGTCGGCGGCTTCGGCCCATATGGCTACCCTCCCCTGTTGGCGGAGGGTCGGTAAGGCGTGATCGAGCTCGGCGGCCAATTGAGCGGCTTGCGTTGCGGGGTCGTATTCGCCGCGGAGGCGGACGGCGCCGTTGATTGCGATGGTGATTGTGGTCATGGGTTTGTCTCAGTTTGCGTCAAGGCGGCGTAGTATTCGCCCCAAAACTTCGATGCGAGGTTCTGGTAGAGGCGGAGGTTTCCCAGCGCCCATGGCGCTGAAGAAGCCGCCGCTTCGTCACATTTGCGCTCGGCCCAGTCGGCTTTGCGCTTGAGAATATCTGTGCGTGTCATCATCTGTCTCAGTTTCACGCGTTGGCGGCATACGCAACCCATGTGGCCATGACGGCGGCCATCATCAGGAGGCGCAGGAGGGCGGAAAGGAGTGTGATCATTTAGCCCTCCTGTGGGTATT
This genomic stretch from Luteitalea sp. harbors:
- a CDS encoding DUF2800 domain-containing protein — encoded protein: MTHSTRAHAKLSPSAAHRWFACPGSIRLSAGIVDKSSVYADEGTAAHMLAERCLTNNADADQYANDTITVRDGVEFTVDQEMGEAVQVFLDRVRHYESLGYEIQVEQRLDLGHLSPGQFGTGDAIAFKDGDLHLFEYKHGRGVAVDPKDNPQLLSYVSGAAKRYHNRRVEFVTCHVVQPRAPHKDGPVRMWATTPKVLAAFEQEFREAAGRTADPNAPLVAGDHCRFCPAAAICPALRDKSMEIARAEFDDPAEVAKLTPADVGEILHGLDLVEARCRRIREFAHQEANDGRTPEGWKLVYKRANRRWADEGKAAQALKLGFDLGDDEIFERKLVSPAKADSLVGKKAAAALKPLIDKTPSGTALAPVDDPRPAAKADASVEFGT
- a CDS encoding AAA family ATPase; the encoded protein is MKFSELAPIPDWLPSKLSAPIERPEGGVAPIGELDTESAIGLASHYLQHDAEPAIENAGGDATTFMVAARATDFGLSPGVCLNLMAEHYNPRCEPPWDLEDLSRKVDNAARYRKTPPGIANPANEFEPVVAARAWVTFGEGRRRALTNTRPLIKGLLDSAALSVVFGQPNAGKSYIVLDWAWRIATGTPWMGRKVAQGVAVYVAMEGARGLFKRLEALKRKHDTPDDVPLVIIPQAFNLRSADGVKRLLGILKEIEAEIGPIVFLAIDTLVAALAGGSDTDPSDMGLYLKHAAAIQAATGAHVCTVHHAGKDIGRGARGWSGLLGTIDTEIEVHDNTVRDTKQRDLEKVTSAGFKLESLHLGVDADGDPVTACVVNYVTAPEFDLELTPAEEDMASVVEEIADGKTPNPAGETIVTLDEIKVAWYLKADKNLCPVVGSKDAIRKLADRSGQKLGWKKHKRGQYVVRSGQKRTKADNLVV